In the genome of Photobacterium sp. TY1-4, one region contains:
- a CDS encoding PAS domain-containing methyl-accepting chemotaxis protein gives MFFNRSAQQEHQKLKNELNVLSQVKSSLESSMLRLTLDSHGVILSANSLFQQETQLDEMVIQGKHITDLVPEKSRNTLHCQRMAEAIKKGHHWNGAIEVRKNNGDVAWLRAILQPIVESDAIIRHIHIYASELTRTITTSREQEDLIKALHRSTAVIEFNLDGTIVDANENFLASMGYQKSQIIGQHHRMFCETSDAKSLAYEAFWQKLGRGEFVSDRFKRIDSYGNTVWLEASYNPIYNAHGELYKVVKFATVITDQVVRENVIAEAAGIAHEVSTETGLQTSQGMEVIEATIHKVEELASQMTRANEGIQALNTQSQKINDLVTSIDGIAGQTNLLALNAAIEAARAGDQGRGFAVVADEVRQLASRTSQTTEEIVAVVSENLSLTENAVTLIKQSLLQASEALQLSNEAGQVMNDIRLGAEKVDEAVGSFAKQL, from the coding sequence ATGTTTTTTAATAGATCGGCGCAGCAAGAACATCAAAAACTGAAAAACGAGTTAAATGTCTTATCGCAAGTGAAATCGAGTCTAGAGTCGAGTATGTTACGTTTAACCCTAGATAGTCACGGGGTGATCCTTTCTGCAAACTCTTTATTCCAACAAGAAACTCAATTGGATGAGATGGTCATTCAGGGAAAGCATATTACGGATTTAGTGCCTGAAAAATCCCGGAATACCTTGCACTGTCAGCGGATGGCGGAAGCAATCAAGAAGGGGCATCATTGGAACGGTGCCATCGAAGTTAGAAAGAATAATGGAGATGTCGCTTGGTTAAGGGCGATTCTCCAGCCAATCGTGGAATCTGATGCAATTATTCGTCATATTCATATTTATGCTTCAGAGTTGACCAGAACGATTACAACTTCCCGTGAACAGGAAGATTTGATTAAGGCGCTGCATCGTTCGACTGCTGTAATTGAGTTTAACCTGGACGGGACTATTGTCGATGCGAATGAGAACTTTTTGGCCTCTATGGGGTATCAAAAATCTCAGATTATTGGCCAGCATCACCGGATGTTTTGTGAGACTTCAGATGCAAAATCCCTGGCTTATGAAGCTTTCTGGCAGAAATTGGGCCGAGGTGAATTTGTTTCAGATCGTTTTAAGCGTATTGACAGCTACGGGAATACAGTTTGGCTGGAAGCCTCGTACAATCCGATTTATAACGCCCATGGTGAACTGTATAAGGTCGTGAAGTTTGCCACGGTGATTACAGACCAAGTCGTGCGTGAAAATGTAATTGCTGAGGCGGCAGGAATAGCGCATGAAGTCTCGACAGAAACGGGGCTACAGACATCCCAAGGGATGGAAGTCATCGAGGCGACAATTCATAAGGTTGAAGAGTTGGCATCACAAATGACTCGGGCGAACGAGGGAATTCAGGCTTTAAATACCCAGTCGCAAAAAATCAATGACTTGGTAACCAGCATTGATGGTATTGCTGGCCAAACGAATCTTCTGGCACTGAATGCAGCAATTGAAGCCGCCAGGGCAGGTGATCAGGGGCGGGGGTTTGCCGTGGTGGCTGATGAAGTGCGTCAGTTAGCGTCGCGAACTAGCCAGACCACCGAAGAAATTGTGGCTGTGGTGTCAGAAAACTTGTCATTAACGGAAAATGCCGTGACTTTAATCAAGCAAAGTTTATTACAGGCATCAGAGGCCCTTCAGCTTTCAAACGAAGCCGGGCAGGTGATGAATGATATTCGCTTGGGAGCTGAAAAGGTTGACGAGGCTGTAGGGAGTTTTGCTAAGCAGCTTTAG
- a CDS encoding spore coat protein U domain-containing protein has product MRTMFLCLILLQLSFLSPVLACTLTASSPLAQFGSASSFTVKSAPQQTSAQPHAGLSCDFSKLLSVLSGDRISVTLVSAASGQLTTASDPGSVIDYQVFGNPDLTFQYILGQTYNYFETELIDVLGLWGGTAEFPLYIRTQNGSNLSAGLYTDQITVFWDWDYCSGIGVMGACLGRRSGTAQSLITLELTVTSDCVITAPDLNFGTAPLVAGFVPVNQTITLTCTKGSAYSIGLGDGAHVSGSQRRMSSGTDYLAYEIYKSAGNERWGSLGGERREHTDANNRSGLPDGLTPQGFDYRGVILSGQVTPPPGTYSDSVIVDVHF; this is encoded by the coding sequence ATGAGAACTATGTTCCTCTGTCTGATATTACTTCAGCTCAGCTTTCTGTCACCAGTCCTCGCCTGTACATTAACAGCCTCGTCACCGTTAGCACAATTTGGTTCGGCATCGTCATTCACCGTAAAATCCGCCCCGCAACAAACATCTGCCCAACCACATGCCGGCTTGTCTTGCGATTTCTCTAAGCTCTTGTCGGTGCTAAGCGGTGATCGGATTTCAGTGACTTTGGTCAGCGCCGCCAGCGGGCAGTTAACGACTGCAAGTGATCCAGGCTCAGTGATCGACTATCAAGTTTTTGGCAATCCGGATTTGACGTTTCAATATATTTTAGGCCAGACCTATAACTATTTTGAAACCGAATTGATTGATGTACTCGGATTATGGGGGGGGACAGCCGAGTTTCCGCTCTATATACGAACGCAAAACGGGAGTAATTTATCTGCCGGCCTCTATACCGACCAAATTACTGTTTTCTGGGACTGGGATTACTGCTCAGGAATTGGTGTTATGGGGGCTTGTTTGGGGCGAAGAAGTGGGACGGCACAGAGTCTCATCACCTTAGAACTGACAGTGACGTCTGATTGTGTCATTACGGCTCCGGATTTGAATTTTGGAACGGCACCTCTTGTCGCAGGCTTTGTACCTGTAAATCAGACAATTACCCTGACTTGTACCAAGGGGAGTGCGTACAGTATCGGCCTTGGAGATGGCGCTCATGTCAGTGGTAGCCAGCGACGAATGAGTTCAGGAACGGATTACTTGGCTTATGAAATCTATAAATCGGCAGGAAATGAGCGGTGGGGGAGTTTAGGGGGAGAGCGTCGTGAGCACACTGATGCGAACAACCGTAGCGGGCTCCCAGACGGTCTGACCCCCCAAGGATTTGACTATCGGGGGGTCATCTTGTCGGGCCAGGTTACCCCGCCCCCGGGAACTTACAGCGATAGTGTTATTGTTGATGTGCATTTTTAA
- a CDS encoding molecular chaperone — protein MVTVIGGEYKMHGLSIKWGMVFFLLMWPVISAANSLLIWPIYPKILANQKATSVWIENRGRNTAFLQVRIFRWDQRDGQDIFATQTQLLATPPFVQIPAGEKQLIRVIDQTLENQTQEYAFRVLIDELPPLRPPGQPEDQHSRMGVNIRMRYSLPLFVYGKGFAEAGAQRIATPSLQAWLVTEAGEHYLRIWNHGRYHVRLTNMDVSTDENSAQFSIPGLAGYILPNQYRQWPISSVAFSGTRLSFELYGTRYTIPLNRDAS, from the coding sequence GTGGTAACTGTTATCGGTGGAGAATATAAAATGCATGGTTTGTCGATAAAATGGGGAATGGTATTTTTTCTCTTGATGTGGCCTGTCATTTCGGCCGCAAACTCGTTGCTGATCTGGCCTATTTACCCGAAAATTCTGGCGAACCAAAAGGCGACTTCTGTTTGGATTGAAAATCGGGGAAGGAATACGGCTTTCTTACAAGTTCGTATTTTCCGTTGGGATCAACGTGACGGTCAGGATATTTTCGCCACGCAAACACAATTGCTTGCAACGCCTCCATTTGTTCAGATCCCTGCCGGTGAAAAACAGCTGATCCGTGTGATCGATCAGACACTGGAAAACCAGACTCAGGAGTATGCTTTTCGAGTACTGATCGACGAGCTTCCGCCCCTCCGGCCCCCGGGCCAGCCGGAAGATCAGCATTCGAGGATGGGGGTGAATATTCGAATGCGCTATTCCCTGCCTTTATTTGTGTACGGGAAAGGCTTCGCAGAGGCTGGGGCACAACGTATTGCTACACCCTCTTTGCAAGCCTGGCTTGTAACTGAAGCGGGGGAACACTACCTCCGGATCTGGAATCATGGCCGTTATCATGTTCGCCTTACCAATATGGATGTGAGCACAGATGAAAACTCTGCTCAGTTCAGCATCCCCGGCTTGGCTGGGTATATTCTTCCGAATCAGTATAGGCAATGGCCTATTTCATCTGTTGCATTTTCCGGTACCCGTTTGAGTTTCGAACTATATGGAACACGTTATACGATTCCACTCAATCGTGATGCTAGCTAG
- a CDS encoding LysR family transcriptional regulator, translating to MKINPKYLHSVETLARVQNFRVAAEILCISQPALSKQIKNVEETYDIELFIRDNQGATLSDTGKLIIDEIIALNRHIQKTNDHILSVAQNHFASLSIGFGKSSNDFLPGYIREFKNKYKNISISLSDICSFEQEEQLLSGSLDIGFMRQPKSKVLHSMPISSDEFVLAVSKDLYTEDQIDFYLENFNLLMMSNHSKSMMNIKTMALLKDRSHNITNISADIQTIITLILSNAGVAILPKKSILGIYDAIKLIPFAEETRWDIHMVWNPARTSKSVDLFIEYVQAASIQVGAGAE from the coding sequence ATGAAGATCAATCCCAAGTATTTGCATTCCGTTGAAACCCTGGCCAGAGTCCAGAACTTCAGAGTCGCCGCCGAAATCCTTTGCATTTCACAACCGGCACTGTCCAAGCAAATCAAGAATGTTGAGGAAACCTACGACATTGAGCTATTCATCCGGGATAATCAGGGGGCGACACTCTCCGATACAGGGAAGCTGATCATCGATGAGATCATTGCCTTAAATCGGCACATCCAGAAAACAAACGATCATATTTTAAGTGTCGCCCAGAATCATTTCGCCAGCTTATCGATTGGTTTCGGAAAATCGAGTAATGATTTCCTGCCGGGTTATATTCGAGAATTTAAGAACAAGTATAAAAATATTTCCATTTCACTCTCGGATATCTGTTCTTTTGAGCAGGAGGAACAATTACTTTCCGGCTCTTTAGATATTGGATTTATGCGGCAACCGAAATCTAAAGTTCTCCACAGCATGCCGATTTCCAGCGATGAATTTGTGCTGGCCGTATCCAAAGATCTCTATACTGAAGATCAGATTGATTTCTATCTGGAGAATTTCAATTTATTGATGATGAGCAATCACAGTAAATCCATGATGAATATCAAAACCATGGCCTTACTGAAAGACAGATCACATAACATCACCAATATCTCTGCTGACATTCAAACTATTATCACCTTAATCCTCTCCAATGCCGGCGTGGCGATTCTCCCGAAGAAGTCTATTCTCGGCATTTATGACGCCATCAAACTCATCCCGTTTGCAGAAGAGACCCGCTGGGATATTCATATGGTCTGGAACCCGGCCAGAACCTCCAAATCAGTTGATTTGTTTATTGAGTATGTTCAAGCCGCGAGCATACAAGTAGGTGCTGGGGCCGAGTAA
- a CDS encoding sensor domain-containing diguanylate cyclase: protein MAQSPTLKVDLRKLILLLTVVSVFVTMSNSFYSIYKVQRDLLIKKTMESNQVYARKMAETTDTFIESAQEQLAFSAHRLSSLMQDESQLMAETDRLRRQTKTFNSVVIVNATGKIVAVSPETLQIKGIRLSTENSMQSLQAKRPLVTDPFVSPAGNYLISISHPIFSVQGKYLGYISGSIYLEKKNILSDVLGKHSYQDGSYLYVVDRNKTLIYHPEQSRIGEVIDNNDAINYVLSGNQGSMNMMNSLGIDMLAGFSPVERTGWGIVAQRPKVSTLSELDEQMMAVFVTTIPVGLLTLAGIWISAIFISRPLWQLAREVKTLDHSDTVEHIQDIRSWYFEAAQLKAAITKCLDMMARKISQLDADSHTDPLTNLFNRRGMLKALDAFSDNHQAFSVMALDIDRFKQVNDTYGHDVGDRVIATVAELMRSHARQGDVLCRSGGEEFLIFLTDTDLEHTFKVAERLREAISAYEIPSVGKITVSIGIAHCTGEHAHVHDSIKRADSALYAAKSNGRNRTVRSDEKLLV, encoded by the coding sequence ATGGCGCAATCCCCGACGTTGAAAGTTGATCTACGTAAATTGATTCTATTACTGACCGTTGTCAGCGTATTCGTCACGATGAGTAATTCGTTTTACTCTATTTATAAAGTCCAGCGTGACCTGCTGATCAAAAAAACGATGGAATCCAACCAGGTTTACGCGCGGAAAATGGCGGAAACGACGGACACCTTCATTGAATCGGCCCAGGAACAACTAGCCTTTAGCGCTCACCGATTAAGTTCATTGATGCAGGACGAATCGCAGCTAATGGCGGAGACTGATCGGCTGCGCCGGCAAACCAAAACCTTCAACTCCGTGGTCATTGTAAACGCAACGGGAAAAATTGTTGCCGTATCTCCGGAAACCCTGCAAATCAAAGGGATCCGCCTGAGTACAGAAAACTCAATGCAGTCTTTACAAGCCAAGCGGCCTCTGGTGACCGATCCCTTCGTTTCACCTGCAGGAAACTACCTCATCAGTATTTCCCACCCTATTTTTTCTGTGCAGGGGAAATACCTGGGTTATATCTCTGGAAGCATTTACCTGGAAAAGAAAAATATCTTGTCTGATGTTTTAGGCAAGCACAGTTACCAGGACGGCTCTTATCTATATGTTGTTGATCGCAATAAAACGCTGATTTATCACCCGGAACAATCCAGGATCGGAGAAGTGATTGACAATAACGATGCCATCAATTACGTACTCTCCGGCAATCAAGGCTCAATGAATATGATGAACTCTTTAGGCATCGACATGTTAGCCGGATTCTCGCCTGTTGAGCGTACCGGATGGGGGATTGTTGCCCAACGGCCGAAAGTCAGTACACTTTCCGAGCTGGACGAGCAAATGATGGCGGTGTTTGTCACGACCATTCCGGTCGGACTCCTGACCCTTGCTGGGATCTGGATCTCAGCCATCTTTATTTCACGGCCCCTCTGGCAATTGGCCCGGGAAGTGAAAACACTGGATCATAGCGATACTGTTGAGCACATTCAGGATATCCGCTCCTGGTACTTTGAAGCAGCACAACTGAAAGCCGCGATCACCAAATGCCTGGATATGATGGCACGAAAGATCAGCCAATTAGATGCCGACAGCCATACCGACCCGTTAACCAACCTTTTTAACCGGCGCGGAATGCTGAAGGCCTTAGATGCTTTCAGTGACAATCATCAGGCCTTTTCCGTGATGGCCTTAGATATCGATCGATTCAAACAGGTCAACGATACCTATGGTCATGATGTGGGAGATAGGGTGATAGCCACCGTTGCCGAGCTGATGCGATCTCATGCCAGGCAAGGAGATGTCCTGTGTCGCTCGGGTGGTGAAGAATTTCTCATTTTTCTCACCGACACCGACCTTGAGCACACGTTTAAGGTTGCTGAACGCCTAAGGGAAGCCATCTCAGCTTATGAGATTCCTTCCGTAGGAAAAATCACAGTATCTATCGGGATTGCGCATTGTACGGGGGAACACGCCCATGTTCATGATTCCATCAAACGGGCAGACAGCGCCCTGTATGCGGCTAAATCCAACGGACGAAACCGCACCGTGCGCAGTGATGAAAAGTTGCTTGTCTAG
- a CDS encoding mechanosensitive ion channel family protein, with translation MIEFLQSNMLVKQIALGLLLILAYVAIRRIGRKWIETLAENKRVTLKRTQFVLKCFNASAFLMFIAIFTIILDLGFGDISLFLSSIFAVLGVALFAQWSILSNLTASVLIFFVFPYRIGDKVKVSDKDEDISGVIIEITMFHVILRHESGNIITYPNNLILQKGVIKILAEKKPKPEEALVEQQS, from the coding sequence ATGATTGAGTTTCTTCAGTCCAACATGCTCGTCAAGCAGATTGCCCTGGGGCTGCTGTTAATTCTGGCTTATGTCGCCATCCGGCGCATTGGCCGAAAGTGGATCGAAACGCTGGCTGAAAACAAGCGCGTGACACTCAAGCGCACCCAGTTTGTGCTGAAGTGTTTCAATGCGTCGGCGTTCCTGATGTTTATCGCGATTTTTACCATTATTCTCGATTTAGGCTTCGGGGATATATCCCTGTTCCTGTCCTCGATTTTCGCGGTCTTGGGGGTTGCCCTGTTCGCGCAGTGGTCGATTCTCAGCAACCTTACCGCCAGCGTGCTGATTTTCTTCGTGTTTCCCTACCGTATCGGCGACAAAGTTAAAGTCTCAGACAAGGACGAAGATATCAGCGGCGTGATCATTGAAATTACCATGTTCCACGTGATCCTCCGCCACGAGAGCGGCAATATCATCACTTACCCGAACAACCTGATCCTGCAAAAAGGCGTGATCAAAATCCTGGCGGAAAAAAAGCCAAAGCCGGAAGAAGCACTGGTCGAGCAGCAGTCGTAA
- a CDS encoding AraC family transcriptional regulator, producing MAIITQQTVFDADALAASVIGIAADVGQHDSGVHQHRKGQLLYAPQGCMTFVLDDALCLLPPTKAVWIPPHTSHRAVMTNVVAYRSLYFDAAVSEGPDAVTMIEVDALLKALIDKMAFWPWDKAEGEMTNTVALFWEEFFAAKRHFYQLPLPSDPRLNQFRMQMMQEAFLAPPAADLAQAVGLSTKTVTRLFKVDTGMSYQAWRQQWRVLKAIELLSAGMLVADVSAWLEFSSDSAFIAFFKQQTGQTPLNFIKSAAVTDEGIAR from the coding sequence ATGGCGATTATTACTCAACAGACAGTGTTTGATGCGGATGCCTTGGCGGCGAGCGTGATTGGGATCGCTGCCGATGTCGGTCAGCATGACTCGGGGGTCCACCAGCACCGGAAAGGTCAACTCCTGTATGCGCCGCAAGGGTGCATGACTTTTGTGCTGGACGATGCCCTGTGTCTCTTGCCGCCGACCAAGGCGGTCTGGATCCCGCCTCACACTTCACATCGGGCCGTAATGACCAATGTTGTCGCTTACCGTTCTCTTTACTTCGATGCTGCGGTGTCCGAGGGGCCCGATGCGGTGACAATGATTGAGGTCGATGCGTTGCTCAAGGCCTTGATTGATAAAATGGCGTTCTGGCCCTGGGATAAAGCGGAAGGGGAGATGACCAATACCGTGGCGCTGTTCTGGGAAGAGTTTTTTGCCGCGAAACGTCATTTTTACCAGTTGCCGTTGCCGTCAGATCCCCGGCTTAACCAGTTCCGGATGCAAATGATGCAGGAGGCGTTCTTAGCGCCGCCGGCTGCCGACTTGGCGCAAGCGGTTGGGCTAAGCACCAAAACCGTCACCCGGCTGTTCAAAGTCGATACCGGCATGTCTTATCAGGCGTGGCGGCAGCAATGGCGTGTGCTCAAAGCCATTGAACTGTTGTCTGCCGGGATGCTGGTCGCGGATGTGAGTGCCTGGCTGGAGTTTTCATCCGACAGCGCGTTCATTGCCTTCTTTAAACAGCAAACCGGGCAAACGCCGTTGAATTTTATCAAGTCCGCAGCGGTTACGGACGAAGGCATCGCTCGTTGA
- a CDS encoding multidrug effflux MFS transporter: MKTQPSLWLMVLMLMFPQIVETIYSPALGSIAQSFAVSETQAAQTLSVYFSAFAVGVAVWGVLADQLGRRPTMLLGLVIYGWAAFVAMQTESFAVLMMARALSAFGIAVGSVVTQTMLRDAFDGAALGKVFSVMGLGIAISPVIGMFLGGQLSQAGGHTYVFFALFAMALGLFCYNFFRLPETQTTKQPFKLGSLSARMLKDGHIWQSALIVALYNIALFSYYQLGGFQLAALGFTPEQFGYSGVVLGLGSLLGSYLNKYLLAKNVSQPRLLQVAAMLFTLGAVGVDAMLTSIGFLAPMMMVVMAFGIAIPNVLSMALNHYKQQAGSAGALFGLMYYLLIGSGLGLAGAAQNLGTVLIACGIGIVAITLSRRV, translated from the coding sequence ATGAAGACTCAACCCTCTCTGTGGCTGATGGTGCTCATGTTGATGTTTCCGCAGATTGTCGAGACCATCTACAGCCCGGCTTTAGGTTCAATTGCACAATCATTCGCCGTCTCTGAAACACAGGCCGCGCAAACATTATCGGTGTACTTTTCAGCTTTCGCTGTTGGCGTTGCCGTCTGGGGCGTTCTGGCGGATCAATTAGGCCGACGGCCAACCATGCTGCTGGGCCTGGTGATCTACGGATGGGCGGCATTTGTCGCCATGCAAACGGAAAGCTTCGCCGTACTGATGATGGCTCGCGCTTTGAGTGCTTTCGGCATTGCGGTCGGCTCTGTGGTCACCCAAACCATGCTGCGTGACGCATTCGATGGCGCAGCCCTCGGCAAAGTGTTCAGTGTCATGGGATTGGGGATCGCCATCAGTCCAGTGATCGGCATGTTCCTGGGCGGCCAGCTCTCCCAAGCCGGCGGCCACACCTATGTGTTCTTCGCGCTCTTTGCGATGGCCCTTGGTTTATTCTGCTATAACTTCTTTCGGTTGCCTGAAACCCAAACCACCAAGCAGCCGTTCAAGCTCGGCTCTCTCAGTGCTCGAATGCTGAAAGATGGGCACATTTGGCAATCTGCCCTGATCGTGGCGTTATACAACATCGCCCTGTTTTCTTATTACCAGCTGGGCGGATTTCAGTTGGCAGCGCTTGGCTTCACGCCGGAACAATTCGGTTACAGCGGCGTTGTGCTGGGGCTGGGCTCGCTGCTGGGCAGTTACCTCAACAAATACCTGCTGGCGAAAAATGTATCGCAGCCCCGGTTATTACAAGTCGCCGCCATGTTATTTACGCTGGGTGCTGTCGGTGTGGATGCCATGTTAACTTCGATTGGGTTTCTCGCCCCGATGATGATGGTCGTGATGGCATTCGGCATTGCGATCCCCAATGTACTCAGCATGGCATTGAACCATTACAAACAGCAAGCAGGCAGTGCCGGCGCCCTATTCGGACTGATGTATTATCTGCTGATTGGGAGTGGCCTGGGTCTGGCGGGTGCGGCTCAGAACCTCGGCACCGTCCTGATCGCCTGTGGCATTGGCATCGTGGCAATCACCCTCTCGCGCCGGGTATAA
- a CDS encoding fimbria/pilus outer membrane usher protein, which translates to MGGSISHDFNEQPTNRGQFDLTYRAPWAQLRGGLSGTAGSYNHFAEIDGALAVMDNQWFAANQVNDSFVVVSTDGFEGVPVKYENQVVGHTNGSGYFLVPWSTAYYTAKYAIDPLGLPANAQMPEIEQFASVHAGYGYLLRFPIRLQVALSLTVTDSLDQYLPLGTYGVSESGLSGQIGWDGMVYFEGIEPGRFVTFYPVGSLPCRVWTEGMYTRDVEGIQTLGSLRCYPLNQGSQP; encoded by the coding sequence GTGGGGGGAAGCATTTCCCATGATTTCAATGAACAGCCTACAAACCGTGGTCAGTTTGATCTCACCTATCGTGCGCCATGGGCGCAGTTGCGCGGAGGCTTGTCCGGGACTGCCGGGTCGTATAATCATTTTGCTGAGATCGATGGTGCACTGGCTGTAATGGATAACCAGTGGTTCGCAGCCAACCAGGTTAATGACAGCTTCGTGGTGGTTAGCACTGATGGTTTTGAGGGAGTGCCGGTAAAATATGAGAATCAAGTCGTGGGACATACAAATGGCAGTGGCTATTTCCTCGTTCCCTGGTCAACCGCATATTACACCGCAAAGTATGCGATCGATCCGTTGGGGCTACCGGCGAATGCGCAAATGCCGGAGATCGAGCAATTTGCCTCCGTTCATGCCGGTTACGGTTATTTACTGCGTTTTCCTATTCGGCTGCAGGTCGCACTGAGTCTGACCGTGACCGATTCGCTGGACCAGTATTTGCCGCTGGGTACCTATGGTGTGAGCGAATCGGGCCTCAGCGGTCAGATTGGTTGGGATGGGATGGTCTATTTTGAAGGCATTGAACCAGGTCGTTTTGTTACGTTTTATCCGGTAGGGTCATTACCATGCCGTGTCTGGACCGAGGGAATGTACACGCGCGATGTTGAAGGAATACAAACCTTGGGCTCCCTGCGTTGTTATCCGCTCAACCAAGGAAGCCAACCATGA
- a CDS encoding CorA family divalent cation transporter has protein sequence MDGFMISSWDFTSGTAQPNPPEAREIRSGHWYHCQRDAAGLRDWLEAQALPDAIIDSLLTDDTRPRFEQFNHDCFLMILRCINLNEGSAPDDMLSLRILWYKGALISTRKLSSRAVSNLVKQLEDGAGPDSLPSLLVEISNGISGIISDFLAPVETRIDDLDIDTQVDVKALHALHSRLLRLRRYLKPQRYVFDDLLHADIPALSAQKNHFKNCLDTIARLNESIEFYIDQINLYLANVNQQQAEMMNRNTYLFSVIAGIFLPAGFFTGLLGVNIGGIPGVENPVAFTVFCIGLLIVVALEVIILKKLRFI, from the coding sequence ATGGACGGCTTTATGATTTCCAGCTGGGATTTCACCTCGGGCACGGCGCAACCAAACCCGCCGGAAGCCCGGGAAATTCGTTCGGGTCACTGGTACCACTGCCAACGCGACGCCGCTGGTTTACGGGACTGGCTGGAAGCACAAGCCCTGCCGGATGCGATTATTGACTCCCTGCTCACGGATGATACCCGGCCCCGGTTTGAACAGTTCAACCACGACTGTTTTTTGATGATCCTGCGCTGTATCAACCTCAATGAAGGTTCGGCGCCGGATGACATGCTGAGCCTGCGCATCCTCTGGTACAAGGGCGCACTGATTTCCACCCGTAAACTGTCCTCGCGCGCGGTGTCCAATTTGGTCAAACAGCTTGAAGATGGTGCCGGTCCGGACAGCCTGCCGTCCTTGCTGGTCGAGATTTCAAACGGGATCAGCGGCATTATCTCTGATTTCCTGGCTCCGGTGGAAACGCGAATTGATGATTTGGATATCGACACCCAGGTCGATGTCAAAGCCCTGCATGCCCTGCATTCCCGGCTGCTCCGGCTTCGCCGTTACCTCAAGCCGCAACGCTACGTGTTTGATGATCTGCTGCATGCGGATATCCCGGCGCTGAGCGCTCAGAAAAACCATTTTAAGAACTGCCTCGACACCATCGCGCGGCTCAATGAATCGATTGAGTTCTACATCGACCAAATCAACCTCTACCTCGCGAACGTTAATCAGCAGCAAGCCGAGATGATGAACAGAAATACCTATCTGTTTTCGGTGATTGCAGGTATTTTCCTGCCTGCCGGTTTCTTTACGGGACTACTCGGCGTGAACATCGGCGGGATCCCCGGCGTTGAAAACCCGGTCGCATTTACGGTGTTCTGTATCGGCCTCCTGATTGTGGTGGCCCTTGAAGTGATTATTCTGAAAAAATTAAGGTTTATTTGA